ttgaacctggggggcagaagttgcagtgaggcaagatcaagccactgcacttcagcctgggtgacagagtgagaccccttctctaaataaataaataaatatcattaacaagagaaattttagaaatttcagaaatatgTGGATTCTACATAGCCAATAggtcaaagaataaatgaaaacgGAAATCAAAAagtgagacaaatgaaaattgaaacacaacatacaaatgtgtggaatgcagcaaaagcagttctaagagggaagtttgtagcaataaatgtctacattagggggaaaaaaactcaaataaacaacctaactttatactttaaaaaactagaaaaagaacaaactatgcCCCAAATCAGCACAAAGCAGGAAATAATAAGATTagagagtagaaataaatgaaacagagactagaaagataatagaaaagatcaacaaaactaagagttgattttttgtaaagatgaacaaaattgacaaacctttagctattAATAGAATGACCAAGAAAAAACTGAGAGGactcaaatacataaaattataaataaaagaagagacatgacaactgataccacagaaatactaaGGACTATAAGAGACTATGAACAATTCTTGTTAGAATAACTGTTAGAAGTCAAAAATAAGtcctttgctgcttagaaatgtcttctctGAGATTGCTGTTTCATCACTCTTACATTCAGCCTTCCACAAAGCTAAAGGCCATGGACACAATGCAGCTAGGTTCTTGGCTACTGTATAACCAGGGTGGCCTTTACTCAAGTTTCCAGTAAGCTATTCTACATTTCCATCAAAGAACTCATCAGAATGGCTTTTACTGGtcatatttctatcagcattctGGTCATGACACTTAACCAATATCTAGAAAGTTCCCAACTTTCCTTAGTCTCGTTTCCCATTTACTGGACCCTCACCAAAATCACCCTTAATACTCCATTCATGGGAATACAGGCTTTTTCTAGCCTGTTCCTCCGAATTCTTCCAGCTACAacccattacccagtttcaaagctgctttcacgttttcaGGTATCCGTATAGTAACACTCCAGTCTCAGTACTAATTTCCTGTCTtaatccattttctgttgctatgacaaaatatctgagactgggtaatgtataaaggaaagaggtttatttagcttatAATTATGGAGGCTAGAAGGTCCAAGATTGGGCAGCCCCATCTGGACAGCCTCTGTGAGGGCCTCATGCTGAATCGTAATATGGTGGAGAAGCAGGAGTGTGCAAAGAAGGCAAAACCTAAGAGGCAACCTCGCTTTATAACAACCTACTCTCATGGGAGCTAATCCATTCCCAAGAGAACTAACACAGTGTTAGGAGAAACACAtcaatccatcttttttttttttctttgtttcaagttTTAATCAAAGCTTTTATATAAGATTGCTTTATTCCTGCATCTTCTCAATTGTTTCTTCCTTGTAtttgcccttttcctttcctacttGGCGAGACTTGGCTTTCCGTTCAAGGATCTTTTTGCGGTCTTTGTCCAGTTTTAGCCTAGTGATAACTACCTTGCTGGGGTGAATGCCTACGTGGACAGTTGTGCCATTAGCCTTTTCCTGCTGCACCCGTTCAATGTAGATAACATATTTCTTCCTGTAAACCTGGACTACTTTGCCAATTTGCTGACCTTTATAGTGTCCTCGTACAACCTGAACTTCATCATCCTTTCGGATGGGCATAGATCGCACCTTGTACTTCTGTCTCAGCTCTTTGGAAAGAGGGGAAGACATAATCTTCCTGCAAATGTGGGAAGGTGCATTGAAATGCCTTTTGCGATTCTTGCTTCGGTCGGAAGTCACAAAgggattaaatttcattttggcCGCTCCCGCTTCGGTCACATCAATCCATCttaatgacctaatcacctcttaaaggaaccacctcccaacactgccataTTGGGCAGCCTCAACCAAGCCTCAACATGAGTTTCGGTGAGAACAAATCATATTTTAGCCATAgctctattaaataaatttaattaaaaagtaataaacttCCAAAATAGCATCAGGCCCAGATGGGTTAATAAGATAATTTTACCAAATACTTAACGAAGAAATTATACCAACTGTAATTGGTATAATCTCTcctagaaaacagaaacagagggaatactccctaactcattctatgaggccagcattaccctaatatcCAAAccaaagacattataagaaaggaaaactacagaccaatatctctcatgaacatagatgcaaaaataatcAACAGATATTAGCAAACCTAATATAATAATGTGGACaaagattatacaccatgactaaGTGAGATTTACCCCAGatatgaaaaatcagaaaatcagttaatgtaatccatcacattgacaggctaaagaagaaaaatctcataGTTATGTCACTAGATGTAGGAAactcatttgacaaaatccagtattcatttatgattttaaaagtctctcagaaagctgggAATAGAAGAGATCTTATTCAACTTCATAAGgaacatctattttttaaaagacctacagcaaacatcatatttaatggtgacAAACTAGATGCTTTCCCACTAAGATCGAGAATAAGTCAAAGAGGTCCACTCTCAGCATTCCTATTAAACATCCCTCTGGGAGTCCTGGTAaatgcaataagaaaagaaatgacgtgaaaaatacacaaattgggaaggaagaaataaaactgtctttgttcacagatgtCATGAATATCCGTAATGAAAATCCCAAAATACCAACAAAAAAATTCCTGGAAGTAGTAAGTGACTATAACAAGTTGCAGGCTACAAGGCTAATAAACAGAAGTCATACTTGTGTCTCTTTGGGcttgaaaaaagttttaaaaagaaaaaagttttaaaaattttaaaaagaaattttttaaaagtcaatttctttctcttatacCAGCCATAAACAACTggaattggaattttttttttttttttttttttttttttgaaatggagtctcactcttgtcacccaggctggagtgcaatggtgcaaccttggctcactgcaaactctacctcctgggctcaagtgattctcctgcctcaggagacggggtttcaccatgttggcccagctgctctcaaactcctgacctcaggcaatctgcgcctcggcctcccaaagtgctgggattacaggtgtgagccactgcgcccggccaaaatttgaaatttaaaatgtaatgccatttacattagcacccttcaaaaatcaaataCATAAGTATAAATCTAACACAATATCTATAAGATGcatataaggaaaactacaaaactttgataaaagaaatacatgttggccgggcgcggtggctcaagcctgtaatcccagcactttgggaggccgagacgggcggatcacgaggtcaggagattgagaccatcctggctaacacggtgaaaccccgtctctactaaaaaatacaaaaaaactagccgggcgaggtggtgggcgcctgtagtcccagctactccggaggctggggcaggagaatagcgtgaacccgggaggcggagcttgcagtgagctgagatctggccactgcactccagcctgggcgacagagcgagactccgtctcaaaaaaaaaaaaataaatacatgttaaaaacAATGATCTAAAAACAGAGAGAGATGctccatatacatatatgaattgTACATTGTCAAGaagtcagttcttcccaacttgaccTACAGATTTGATGCAATTCCAACTAAAATCCTAGCAAGTTATTTTGTAGtggcaaactgattctaaaatttatatggagagTCACAAGACCCAGAACGTCCAACATGATATTGAAGGAGATCAAAGTCAGGATCAACACCACTcaacttcaaaacttactacaaagctacgtTAATCAAGGCAGTGTGATGCTGGTGAATGGATAGACAAATAATCAATAGAGCAGAATAGtaagcccagaaatagacccatacaAATAATATAATCAACAGATTTTTAACAAAGGAACAAAGGCAATTCAAGtaagaaaggatagtcttttcaataaatagtgctggaacagCTGCATATCCACATGCCAACACAAGGAGAATATGGGGGAGGGCAGAATTCAGTCACAGACCTTGcatctttcacaaaaattaactcaaaatgtatcatagatacaaaattataaaactcctagaagataacataggaaaaaaatctagggACCTTTAGTTtgacaatgactttttagatacaccAAAAGCAAGAccccatgaaagaaaaaaaaatggtacgtTGGatctcattaaaatgaaaaatgtttgctCTGCAGAAGACCTTGttgagagaatgaaaagacaagaagCCATagacttgaaaaaaatatttgcaaagcacataTGTGATAAAGGACTGgcatccaaaatatacaaagaactcttaaaactcaacaataagaaaacaattagaTTTACAATTTTCAAATAGATTTCAAAActggcaaaagatctgaacacaCACCTCACCAAGGAAAAtgcacaaatagaaaataaatatatgaaaagatactccatATCATatatgatcagagaaatgcaaattaaaacaataatgagataccactatacacctattagaatggctaaaatccaaaatacaACACCAAATACTGTCGAAGATGTAGAACAGCAGGAAGCTTCATTTATTAATGGTGTGAACACAAACtggtataaccactttggaagacagtttggcagtttcttataaaactaaacatattttGCCATATGATCTGGCAATTGCACTCAGTCTTTTTAATCAGGTGAGTTGGAAGCTTATGTCCAAACAAAAAcctacaaatgtttatagcatttttattaataattgacaaaacttggaagcaaccaagatatacttcaataggtaaataaataagcaaactgtAGGATagccatgcaatggaatattattcagcaatttttaaaagagctatcaagccatgaaaagacatggaggaactttAAATGCACATTGCTAAGTTAAAGAcaccaatctgaaaaggctacatactacatgattcctaccatatgacattctggaaagggcaaaactatgaagacaaTGAAAAAGATCAGTTATTGTCAGGATTCGGGGAGTGGGGAAGAAGGAAGGTGAGATGGTTAGGGAAGACCGGGTATTTCTAAGGCAGTGAAACTACACAACATGATACTCTAATTGTGGATAccttttattatacatatatctaaagTTATAGAGTATACCACACAAACAGCAAACTCTAAATTTATGAGCTTAGTCAACAATGTGTCAATATTCACTCATCAAtcgtaacaaatgtaccacactaatgcaagatgttaataaaagGGGAAAGTGGATGGGGAGGTTAAAAGAATATATGTGAACCCTGtactttcactcatttttttctgaaaaactaAAACTGCCCAAATATAGagtctgctaatttttaaaagatagaaatgaaaaacaggtcAGTAGTTTCCAGGGGTTGGTGGCTATGTGTGGTTGACTATGAAAAAGGATGGCATAGGGAAATTTTTAGAGTGATAACACTATGCTACATGGTGCAGGGTGTTTGATACACAGGCTCTACACGTAGAACTGTACATCCACAAGGAACACATTTGAAAGtgggaacattttaaaattcaaccaAGAAGTCAGGAGGTCCTGGTCTGAAATACAGactgtgatgaaataatctaactgtattaaaaatgttaacataatCTTATGGAAGGGGATGTGGGAAAAGGTAACTGACTTAAGTAACTTAGGAAAAATGGTATGTGACTAGAATCTCTACAGAGTTAACACTAGTTTGTAAAGTTTTTCTCACAGAGGTGCAGGTTACAATTCTGAAACTGCTTTACATGTACAGTGGAGTAGAAAAAATGAATACTGTCATGTACCGCAGAGCAACCATTTGGTCAAGGATGGACCATATATATGGCAGTgatcccataaaattataatagagctgaaaaattcctattgcctagtgatgtcACAGCCATCATAACATCATAGCACAATGCATAACTCACCCGTTCGTGTTAATGCTGGTGCAATCAAAACTACTGCGCTgccagcttcagcagacttaaacgttcctgcctgccagctctgagagcagcagatctcccagcacagctctTGGGCTCTGttaatggacagactgcctcctcaagtgggtccctgacccctgtgcctcctgactgggagtcacctcccagcaggggtcgacaaacacctcatacaggagagctctggctggcatctggtgggtgcccctctgggatgaagcttccagaggaaaaagCAGAcaacaatctttgctgttctgcagcctccgctggtgatacctggcaaacagggtctagagtggacttccagcaaactccagcagaccagcagaagagaggcctgactgttagaaggaaaactaacaaacagaaagcaatagcatcaacatcaacaaaaaggatgcccACTCAAAAACCctatccgaaggtcaccaacatcaaagaccaatggtagataaatccacgaagatgaggaaaaaccagcacaaaaagccTGA
The sequence above is drawn from the Rhinopithecus roxellana isolate Shanxi Qingling chromosome 1, ASM756505v1, whole genome shotgun sequence genome and encodes:
- the LOC104671316 gene encoding 60S ribosomal protein L26-like, translated to MKFNPFVTSDRSKNRKRHFNAPSHICRKIMSSPLSKELRQKYKVRSMPIRKDDEVQVVRGHYKGQQIGKVVQVYRKKYVIYIERVQQEKANGTTVHVGIHPSKVVITRLKLDKDRKKILERKAKSRQVGKEKGKYKEETIEKMQE